One part of the Clostridium thermosuccinogenes genome encodes these proteins:
- a CDS encoding ABC transporter transmembrane domain-containing protein has protein sequence MCSIREIGKLFKMAGKVRLFIILTLLRCPFDALQTAIQASFLQFAFNSINKGSQEELIHVCVLFGIGSLLLFLYNGTIWTLYATFVTKWVGTIRRKLFRHISCLSLQQIEAKPSGEWITRLNADVQAATAILNQSIHLPHAVVSTVNIGVSSMILVLMDPGIFGLIIMFVIPHILISQLFIAKPMIRFAMNVQEATARNATDMNALVTCADTAILYDAQEFLLRRFEKSSLELRKANMKIQHRKAMGSGLLPLMGMSGYLVILLIGGGWMAAGTMTFGELTAAFQYRGGVLVGSMMLINSLVNIKTALAGVKRVNETMRIELEE, from the coding sequence ATGTGTAGCATACGGGAAATAGGGAAATTGTTTAAAATGGCAGGTAAGGTCAGGCTTTTCATCATATTGACATTGCTGCGTTGTCCCTTTGACGCTCTGCAAACGGCCATTCAAGCAAGCTTTTTACAGTTTGCCTTTAATTCGATAAATAAGGGAAGCCAAGAGGAATTAATTCATGTTTGTGTGTTGTTTGGTATTGGAAGTCTGCTTCTTTTTTTATATAATGGAACTATATGGACGTTATACGCCACTTTTGTTACAAAATGGGTGGGCACAATACGCCGAAAGTTGTTCAGGCATATTTCCTGCTTATCTTTGCAGCAGATTGAAGCAAAGCCGTCCGGAGAATGGATAACACGGCTGAATGCTGATGTTCAGGCAGCGACGGCTATATTAAACCAATCTATACATCTACCGCACGCAGTCGTGTCAACCGTAAATATTGGCGTGTCCTCCATGATTCTCGTTTTGATGGACCCGGGGATATTTGGGTTGATCATAATGTTTGTTATTCCGCATATATTAATCAGTCAGCTTTTTATCGCCAAACCCATGATCCGTTTTGCAATGAACGTGCAGGAAGCGACCGCAAGGAATGCCACGGATATGAATGCGCTTGTAACCTGCGCTGATACAGCCATCCTTTATGATGCACAGGAATTTCTATTGAGACGTTTTGAGAAAAGCAGCTTGGAGCTTAGAAAAGCCAACATGAAAATACAACATCGCAAGGCTATGGGAAGCGGATTGCTGCCATTGATGGGTATGAGTGGTTACCTTGTTATCTTACTGATCGGCGGAGGCTGGATGGCCGCCGGGACCATGACCTTTGGTGAGCTTACAGCAGCCTTTCAGTATAGGGGTGGCGTACTGGTAGGCTCGATGATGCTTATAAACAGTTTGGTGAATATAAAAACTGCGCTGGCGGGAGTAAAGCGCGTTAATGAAACGATGCGCATTGAATTGGAGGAATGA
- a CDS encoding ABC transporter transmembrane domain-containing protein — translation MSLLIKLLYKRIGLITPTIIISIFAILASLWWNAQLSTIINTINAHNFVSIRTIIIAAIAIFINMGLAYSLNMCSGWTCETLAHDLRMGYAKYFTALSLAEIENLNAGEQLSRLQNEIGDVSGFLGANLFTIVNDLIKFIGTFSWMLWLNPKLTLLANIPTAIIMWYTVYSSKVIGKATYRSQQANAQMNNFADTLITIFPVLRLFDANLLLQEKYNTALEQWESASISQESKRAKLMSLSALLSCIPLLLLFLIGGTQIIRGTTTIGTLYIFINLSGNVSGVMMNMPGRIAMFRGFSANMKRIEPFVSIEKRPAN, via the coding sequence ATGAGCTTGCTTATAAAGCTATTGTATAAACGCATCGGATTAATCACACCGACTATCATCATAAGTATATTTGCTATCCTGGCATCCTTATGGTGGAACGCACAGCTCAGTACAATCATCAACACTATTAACGCACACAATTTTGTTTCCATAAGAACAATAATTATTGCGGCAATTGCCATCTTTATCAACATGGGACTGGCTTATTCGTTGAATATGTGTTCAGGCTGGACATGTGAAACGTTGGCGCATGATCTCCGCATGGGATATGCTAAGTATTTCACTGCTTTGTCATTAGCCGAAATTGAAAATCTCAATGCGGGTGAACAGCTTTCCAGGCTTCAAAATGAGATAGGCGATGTGTCCGGCTTTCTTGGTGCCAACCTGTTTACCATTGTGAATGATTTGATAAAATTTATCGGCACCTTTTCATGGATGCTTTGGCTCAATCCGAAGTTGACGCTGCTTGCCAATATACCAACCGCCATTATCATGTGGTATACGGTTTATTCCAGCAAGGTCATTGGTAAAGCAACATATAGAAGCCAGCAGGCCAATGCACAAATGAACAATTTTGCGGACACGTTGATCACAATATTTCCGGTTTTGCGACTTTTTGACGCCAATCTACTTCTTCAGGAAAAATACAATACGGCCCTGGAGCAGTGGGAAAGTGCGAGTATCTCACAAGAAAGCAAACGAGCGAAACTGATGTCACTGTCAGCCTTGTTGTCATGCATCCCTCTATTATTGCTTTTTTTAATCGGCGGCACGCAAATCATTCGGGGGACTACAACCATTGGCACATTATATATTTTCATCAATCTTTCCGGGAATGTATCCGGCGTGATGATGAACATGCCGGGACGGATAGCCATGTTCCGTGGATTCTCAGCCAATATGAAAAGAATAGAACCGTTTGTATCGATAGAAAAAAGACCAGCTAATTAA
- a CDS encoding glycoside hydrolase family 9 protein, with product MDANFKKQLIESGYIHLPLEVDYSKSLENRQLRKKANKSVLLWDGKDMDCWSAQGRGIIERKQPGILRITVPSRSESWPEGSPEDGDYCSFGQLEAILNTNNADWTMYNRLYFKIRPECNGMHSPMLNVRLRNDGKIKIPDVYEREGYHIVHLKNHIWNECVWEIPALPRDCITSITFEVHSYGQELSMDTHMRYDICDIRLEAIDKPDITIGWQCMEDTAVYSTEAYWADGRKTAVANTTEEIFHIRDVNSNEIVFTGKAEPLKNKKGSFSILDFSSVKTEGTYRIEMGKFISESFRISNTPLEECVWKLINFLYCERCGYPVQGRHGTCHGDIIAKHNGLILAYNGGWHDAGDVSQQTAQTAEVVHALLEMAGKVKNDRLLYNRIMEEAAWGMDFVLRMRFGDGYRATSAGIRRWSNGLIGDMDDTMARVHNHSFENFLMSGIEAYAVSAFRDRDPELAWKCLQSAKEDYHFAVERFREKGMELPVIFEHTYNSGLSQYLATQSWAASMIYSACGDSYYAKQAEIYGDRLMECQEQGNPEIPLKGFFYRTPEKKTIVHFNHQSREQIFMQALEALCRSQPDNPRRIAWENSMRMYGDYIKSIMQYTQPYDLIPAGIHCIDEVEDSETFALLHLMTRYEDERDNYRQQLENGIKLNEKYYMRCFPVWFSFRGNSAVHLAAGKAASIIGRYFDDKELIEIARGQIYWTLGKNPFGQSLIYGAGSNYAQQYGALNGEMVGSIPVGIQTRGNEDIPYWPIENNATYKEVWTTSAGRWLWLAADLY from the coding sequence ATGGATGCGAATTTTAAAAAGCAATTGATAGAGTCCGGATATATTCATTTGCCACTGGAGGTTGATTATTCAAAATCATTGGAGAACAGACAGCTTCGAAAGAAAGCTAATAAAAGTGTCCTCCTCTGGGACGGCAAAGATATGGACTGTTGGTCGGCGCAGGGCAGGGGCATCATTGAACGTAAACAACCCGGTATCCTGCGTATAACTGTTCCTTCCCGTTCAGAATCGTGGCCGGAAGGGTCCCCTGAGGATGGAGACTATTGCTCCTTCGGGCAGCTGGAAGCTATACTCAATACAAATAATGCCGATTGGACAATGTATAATAGGCTCTATTTTAAGATTAGGCCTGAATGTAACGGTATGCATAGCCCCATGCTCAATGTGAGGTTGCGTAACGACGGCAAAATCAAAATCCCTGATGTGTATGAGCGAGAGGGATACCATATTGTGCATCTGAAAAATCATATCTGGAATGAATGCGTATGGGAAATCCCGGCCCTTCCACGGGACTGCATCACAAGCATCACCTTTGAGGTACACAGCTATGGGCAGGAGCTGTCTATGGACACCCATATGAGATATGATATATGCGATATCCGTCTTGAGGCTATTGATAAACCGGATATTACCATTGGGTGGCAGTGCATGGAGGACACTGCTGTCTACTCTACTGAAGCCTATTGGGCAGATGGAAGGAAAACCGCTGTAGCAAATACTACCGAAGAAATATTCCATATTCGTGATGTTAACAGCAATGAAATTGTATTCACAGGTAAAGCAGAACCTTTGAAAAATAAAAAAGGGTCCTTTTCCATCTTGGATTTTTCATCAGTCAAAACTGAAGGCACATACCGTATTGAGATGGGAAAGTTTATAAGTGAATCCTTCAGGATCTCCAACACTCCTCTTGAAGAATGTGTCTGGAAATTAATCAATTTTCTTTACTGTGAGCGCTGCGGTTATCCTGTCCAAGGCCGTCATGGCACATGTCACGGGGATATTATAGCAAAACACAACGGCTTAATCCTTGCATATAACGGAGGATGGCATGACGCAGGAGATGTTTCCCAACAAACTGCGCAGACCGCTGAGGTGGTTCATGCTCTTTTGGAAATGGCGGGTAAGGTTAAAAATGACCGTTTGCTTTATAACCGCATCATGGAAGAGGCTGCATGGGGCATGGATTTTGTATTGAGAATGCGTTTCGGCGACGGATACCGTGCCACAAGTGCAGGAATACGAAGATGGAGTAATGGCCTTATCGGAGATATGGACGATACTATGGCAAGGGTGCATAACCATTCATTTGAAAACTTTCTGATGTCAGGAATCGAAGCGTATGCGGTATCAGCCTTCAGGGACAGAGACCCTGAGTTGGCCTGGAAATGCCTGCAATCCGCTAAAGAAGACTACCATTTTGCCGTTGAAAGATTCAGAGAAAAAGGAATGGAGCTCCCCGTCATCTTCGAACATACCTATAATTCTGGGCTATCGCAATACCTGGCTACCCAAAGCTGGGCAGCCTCCATGATTTACTCCGCTTGCGGTGACAGCTATTATGCAAAACAGGCGGAGATTTATGGGGACAGACTGATGGAATGCCAGGAACAGGGCAATCCTGAGATACCATTAAAGGGCTTTTTCTACCGCACCCCTGAAAAAAAGACCATTGTACATTTTAATCATCAATCCCGGGAGCAAATATTCATGCAGGCTCTTGAAGCGCTCTGCCGCTCCCAGCCTGACAACCCACGCCGCATTGCATGGGAAAACTCCATGCGAATGTATGGTGACTACATCAAATCGATTATGCAGTACACCCAGCCGTATGACCTCATACCCGCCGGTATCCATTGCATTGATGAAGTTGAGGATAGTGAGACCTTTGCCCTATTGCATCTTATGACCAGGTATGAAGACGAAAGGGATAACTACAGGCAGCAGCTCGAAAACGGCATCAAGCTCAACGAAAAATACTATATGCGTTGTTTCCCCGTATGGTTTTCTTTCAGAGGGAACAGTGCCGTACATCTGGCAGCGGGCAAAGCGGCATCGATCATCGGCCGATATTTTGACGATAAGGAACTCATTGAAATTGCGCGGGGGCAAATATATTGGACCCTCGGTAAAAATCCCTTCGGTCAGTCGCTCATATATGGCGCAGGGAGCAACTATGCCCAGCAATACGGTGCGTTGAACGGTGAGATGGTGGGCAGCATACCCGTGGGCATTCAAACAAGAGGAAATGAAGACATCCCGTATTGGCCCATTGAAAACAACGCGACATACAAAGAGGTATGGACTACCTCAGCCGGACGATGGCTTTGGTTGGCTGCTGATTTATATTAA
- a CDS encoding N-acetylglucosamine kinase, giving the protein MAILAIDQGASKTSVLVASLDGRILGEGKSEGACYFTVGLERAKSAIMTAAFQALAQAGLTINDISIVIGGLAGANWPDEIEMLQNEMKSLFKLEKAWVWNDSVIALRAGTDSDCGIVLCCGSGMNCAVVIGGKLHAVYNNYIDSVDQGGEGFGHRVLKAVFQSHIKIKGPTSLTKRVMEFFGYDDMDAMLLAYQRGHLTRRLKDISVLLFDEAKHNDREALEIIYSYGKSISRYVTSAIKRYDIDTKKCEVILSGGLFKIDNPLLAETVCSHIHRVYSDVKIKQAKYEPVVGAVLMGLDMIEAKDGKAHELCKEEAEKWGLTRFGRG; this is encoded by the coding sequence ATGGCTATACTTGCAATAGACCAGGGCGCATCCAAAACTTCAGTTCTTGTTGCATCTTTGGATGGTCGAATCCTTGGGGAAGGTAAATCGGAGGGAGCCTGTTATTTTACTGTGGGTCTGGAGAGAGCAAAATCTGCCATAATGACAGCGGCATTCCAGGCCTTGGCTCAAGCCGGTCTGACTATTAATGACATTTCAATTGTTATTGGCGGGCTTGCTGGGGCCAACTGGCCGGATGAGATAGAGATGTTGCAAAATGAAATGAAAAGCCTTTTCAAGCTAGAAAAGGCATGGGTGTGGAATGACAGCGTCATTGCATTGCGTGCTGGTACGGATTCTGACTGCGGGATTGTACTTTGCTGCGGGTCAGGAATGAACTGTGCGGTTGTCATTGGAGGCAAGCTTCATGCTGTTTATAACAATTATATCGATTCCGTGGATCAAGGCGGAGAAGGATTCGGACACAGGGTGCTAAAGGCGGTATTCCAAAGCCATATAAAGATTAAAGGGCCTACTTCCCTGACAAAGCGAGTGATGGAGTTTTTTGGGTATGATGATATGGATGCCATGCTGCTTGCTTATCAGCGCGGTCATCTTACAAGGCGTCTTAAAGATATTTCCGTGCTTTTATTTGATGAAGCAAAGCATAATGATAGGGAGGCTCTTGAGATTATTTACTCCTACGGGAAGTCTATCAGCAGATATGTTACATCGGCGATAAAAAGATATGACATCGACACTAAAAAATGCGAGGTAATTTTGTCCGGCGGGCTATTCAAGATAGACAATCCACTTCTTGCGGAGACGGTATGTTCCCATATCCATAGGGTATACTCGGATGTTAAGATAAAGCAGGCCAAGTACGAACCTGTGGTGGGTGCCGTTTTGATGGGACTTGATATGATTGAGGCTAAAGATGGCAAGGCGCATGAGCTCTGCAAAGAGGAAGCGGAGAAGTGGGGACTTACGCGCTTTGGCCGAGGCTGA
- a CDS encoding IS110 family transposase produces MNFRPMAGIDVGKFFSEMAILSPSNEVIARMKIRHDSSSDVERAVKLLKKTEKDFDSRPFVVMESTGHYHKILFHSLCKAGFEVSIINPIQTDSIKNIGIRKVKNDKVDARKIALLYRFQELKTTNIPDEDIECLRSLCRQYYKLSDELTAYKNRLTGIVDQLMLNFKDVFPNIFSKAALAVLEKYPTPVHILKANRNKLIALIQKNSRRSLKWSTAKYELLVSKAREFAPLSINNSSNIAMLGVYISMIKTLEENLEKVLKAIRSLIAEDMAKDIPMLALTLELLQSIPGIGLISAVTILAEIGDFSAFSKPGKLVAYFGIDPSVMQSGEFTGTQNKMSKRGSRLLRRVLFTIALANIRTKRDKTACNPVLMEYYKNKCQNKPKKVALGAVMRKLVNYIFAVLRDRKPYQLRSPQEHAKNLAAKHTAA; encoded by the coding sequence ATGAATTTCAGACCTATGGCAGGAATCGATGTAGGTAAATTCTTTAGTGAGATGGCAATTCTTTCTCCATCCAATGAAGTAATTGCCCGCATGAAGATCCGCCATGATTCCAGTTCTGACGTTGAAAGAGCCGTTAAATTACTGAAAAAAACGGAAAAGGACTTTGATTCTAGGCCTTTCGTCGTCATGGAATCCACCGGGCACTATCACAAAATCCTTTTCCATTCACTTTGTAAAGCTGGATTTGAGGTTTCCATCATAAACCCCATCCAAACTGATTCTATCAAAAATATTGGAATCAGGAAAGTGAAAAATGATAAAGTTGATGCCCGGAAAATTGCCCTGCTATACAGATTTCAGGAGCTTAAAACTACTAATATCCCAGATGAAGATATTGAATGTCTGCGAAGCCTTTGCCGACAGTACTACAAGCTCTCTGACGAACTTACTGCCTACAAAAACAGGCTTACAGGTATTGTTGACCAACTCATGCTAAACTTCAAGGATGTATTCCCTAACATCTTTTCAAAGGCTGCTCTCGCAGTATTAGAAAAATATCCTACGCCTGTGCATATTCTTAAAGCCAACAGAAACAAGTTGATTGCACTGATACAAAAGAATTCCCGCAGAAGCCTTAAGTGGTCAACTGCAAAGTATGAGCTTTTGGTCTCCAAGGCCAGAGAATTTGCACCTTTGAGCATTAATAACTCTTCAAATATTGCCATGCTTGGGGTGTATATCTCTATGATTAAAACCTTGGAGGAAAACCTTGAGAAAGTCCTCAAAGCCATTCGTTCATTGATTGCTGAAGATATGGCAAAGGACATACCCATGCTGGCACTGACTCTCGAGCTTCTACAAAGCATTCCAGGTATAGGACTTATCTCTGCTGTTACCATTCTGGCTGAAATTGGCGACTTTTCAGCTTTTTCAAAGCCAGGCAAGCTAGTTGCTTATTTCGGCATTGACCCCTCTGTAATGCAGTCCGGAGAGTTTACCGGCACACAAAACAAGATGTCAAAAAGGGGGTCAAGGCTGCTTCGCAGGGTACTTTTCACAATTGCTCTTGCTAATATCCGCACTAAGCGTGACAAAACAGCTTGCAACCCTGTACTGATGGAATATTACAAAAACAAATGCCAGAACAAGCCTAAAAAAGTGGCCTTAGGAGCTGTTATGCGTAAGCTTGTTAATTATATTTTTGCTGTTCTTAGGGATAGAAAGCCTTATCAGCTACGTAGCCCTCAGGAACATGCGAAGAATCTTGCAGCAAAGCATACAGCAGCTTAA
- a CDS encoding DDE-type integrase/transposase/recombinase, with protein sequence MCALFSKGSVRKYYDEPVRKPYRKLVVDTMPIIETLEKLDYKQLISNHLKETGKLITPITRRKASTVPDTMACPRCGAPHEYLYDNTGGKGQYLCKVCKCTFNKKNRYLKNLIFLCPHCGRTLELKKERKDFNVHKCTNSKCPYYLDRLNSMSEEDKQRYKSSPHDFKLHYIYREFDIDFEPLVRKPSQPPSVDISRLYVSPHVLGLILTYHVNFGLSTRMTAALMREVHGVSVSHQSVSNYADAVATNIKPFIDNYKYDLSDSICGDETYIKVLGKWHYVFFIFDAVKKIILSYPVSANRDVKAAIYALDEALSKFDKLPEDLTLIFDGNPIYMLAQHYFAQYGIHFDIKQVIGLTNDDPISEEYRPLKQIIERLNRTFKGNYRPTNGFNNYAGSVSFLTLFVAYFNFLRPHSSLEGRVPVVLEELKDRPNMPARWVTLIKMSQEYIKAQQSA encoded by the coding sequence ATGTGTGCACTCTTTAGTAAAGGATCCGTCCGCAAGTACTACGATGAGCCTGTTAGGAAGCCTTACCGCAAGCTTGTGGTGGATACCATGCCGATTATTGAGACACTTGAGAAGCTTGATTATAAGCAGCTTATTTCAAATCATCTCAAGGAAACCGGTAAGCTTATAACCCCTATTACAAGGAGAAAAGCTTCTACAGTCCCTGATACTATGGCCTGCCCAAGATGTGGAGCTCCTCATGAATACCTTTACGACAATACCGGTGGTAAAGGCCAGTACTTATGCAAAGTCTGCAAGTGCACTTTCAACAAGAAAAACCGTTACCTAAAAAATCTCATCTTCCTCTGCCCCCACTGTGGAAGGACACTGGAACTTAAGAAAGAGCGTAAGGACTTCAACGTACATAAGTGCACCAACTCCAAGTGCCCCTATTACCTTGACAGGCTCAATTCCATGTCCGAGGAAGACAAGCAGCGCTACAAGTCTTCTCCACATGATTTCAAGCTCCATTACATCTACAGGGAGTTTGATATTGACTTTGAGCCTTTGGTAAGAAAGCCTTCCCAGCCTCCGAGTGTAGATATATCAAGGCTTTATGTCTCTCCTCACGTCCTGGGGCTGATACTTACATACCATGTCAATTTTGGCCTTTCTACCCGGATGACAGCTGCCCTTATGCGTGAAGTACATGGTGTAAGTGTTTCTCATCAGTCGGTATCAAATTATGCCGATGCTGTTGCCACAAACATTAAACCCTTCATTGACAACTACAAGTATGATCTCTCAGATTCCATCTGCGGGGATGAGACGTACATAAAGGTTCTGGGCAAATGGCATTACGTATTCTTTATATTCGACGCAGTAAAGAAGATTATCCTCTCATACCCCGTCTCTGCCAACCGTGATGTTAAAGCTGCAATTTATGCTCTTGACGAAGCATTGTCCAAGTTCGATAAGCTTCCTGAGGATCTTACCCTGATCTTTGACGGGAACCCTATTTACATGCTTGCTCAACACTATTTCGCCCAGTACGGCATCCACTTTGACATAAAGCAGGTAATCGGTCTTACCAACGACGACCCTATCTCCGAAGAATACAGGCCTTTAAAGCAGATCATCGAAAGGTTAAACCGCACCTTCAAGGGAAACTACAGACCCACCAACGGTTTTAACAACTATGCAGGTTCAGTATCCTTCCTTACACTGTTTGTAGCCTACTTCAACTTCCTAAGGCCTCATTCCTCTCTGGAAGGCAGGGTGCCGGTGGTCTTAGAAGAGCTCAAAGACCGGCCTAATATGCCTGCCAGGTGGGTTACACTCATTAAAATGTCCCAAGAATACATCAAAGCCCAACAATCTGCTTAA
- a CDS encoding ABC transporter ATP-binding protein: MGIRVENLSFAYGEHQVLRDINLIVETGERIGIIGTSGCGKSTLLKLLAGLYSAQKGIVEVQGVRKPKEIRKHVAMVMQNAMLFPASIKDNITCGHPMSDEVIMQACYAAQLSDWIATLPDGMDTFVGERGGRVSGGQAQRIAIARAIAKGAPVVLLDEAISALDGDTSNAVLSALESLTKGKTVVSVSHRPEALAGCSRVYRLEGGQLYNV, translated from the coding sequence ATGGGCATACGTGTTGAAAACTTGTCTTTTGCCTATGGTGAACACCAAGTCCTGCGGGATATAAATTTAATTGTTGAAACCGGTGAAAGAATTGGGATCATTGGGACGAGCGGCTGTGGAAAAAGCACGCTTTTAAAGCTGCTGGCAGGCCTATATTCAGCTCAAAAGGGTATTGTTGAGGTTCAGGGAGTGCGCAAGCCGAAGGAAATACGCAAGCATGTGGCAATGGTGATGCAGAATGCAATGTTGTTTCCGGCGAGCATTAAAGACAATATCACCTGCGGGCACCCTATGAGCGATGAAGTGATCATGCAAGCTTGCTACGCGGCGCAGCTTTCGGATTGGATTGCCACTTTGCCGGACGGAATGGATACTTTTGTGGGAGAACGCGGTGGAAGGGTTTCCGGGGGACAAGCGCAGCGTATTGCCATCGCCCGTGCCATTGCAAAAGGTGCGCCGGTTGTGTTGCTGGATGAGGCGATAAGCGCGCTGGACGGCGATACCAGCAATGCTGTTTTATCTGCGCTGGAAAGCCTTACAAAAGGCAAAACTGTAGTAAGCGTAAGTCACCGGCCCGAGGCTTTGGCAGGGTGCAGCCGTGTATACCGGCTGGAGGGAGGGCAGCTTTATAATGTGTAG
- a CDS encoding MFS transporter, protein MNYIQNVWKLYAIRFFHNLIPAYVIERLFWEQRGMTVQMVIYTEIIYAVTVVLLEIPSGIIADKWSRKKMMVLNAFFGCCEFLILVFATEFWHFAAAVFLAGIGRSACSGAENALLYDSLLSKGEEHSFEKCLGRLNAWDFSAAILAALSGSLMASWYGFEMNYWVSFTGMLVSLCISLMLVEPEVKSKTDESIAIKEYVKASIHFFRRNQGVCLVLLSGMVTGAAISFIDEFWQLYISRLGVPVIYFGLFSAGLSFLRLPGNVLAYRIKSRMNYRALISGVVFVFAAGMLYLYAVKGYTSLAVIFIIYIVSGIMDPIATGYLHHRIDSAMRATIDSFQSLGLRTMAIIVGLGFGFFSSRFDIFGGYGFISFLCGVFLIYFLISSKGVVE, encoded by the coding sequence ATGAACTATATTCAGAATGTCTGGAAGCTTTATGCCATCCGGTTCTTTCACAACCTGATACCTGCTTACGTGATTGAAAGGTTGTTTTGGGAACAAAGGGGCATGACGGTTCAGATGGTAATATACACAGAGATCATATATGCAGTAACTGTAGTATTGCTGGAGATTCCATCCGGTATCATCGCCGATAAATGGAGTCGGAAAAAGATGATGGTTTTAAATGCTTTTTTCGGCTGCTGTGAATTTTTGATACTGGTTTTTGCAACCGAATTCTGGCATTTTGCCGCAGCAGTGTTTCTGGCAGGTATTGGACGTTCCGCATGCAGCGGAGCTGAAAATGCACTGCTTTATGACTCACTGCTTTCAAAGGGTGAAGAACATTCTTTTGAAAAATGTCTGGGGCGCTTAAATGCCTGGGATTTTTCAGCGGCAATTCTGGCAGCATTGAGCGGAAGCCTAATGGCCAGCTGGTACGGATTTGAAATGAACTACTGGGTGTCCTTTACAGGGATGCTTGTTTCCCTCTGCATATCCCTTATGCTGGTGGAGCCTGAGGTAAAGAGCAAGACGGATGAATCAATTGCAATAAAGGAATATGTAAAAGCTTCAATACACTTTTTCAGAAGGAATCAAGGGGTATGCCTTGTATTGCTTTCCGGAATGGTGACAGGAGCTGCAATAAGCTTTATTGATGAGTTCTGGCAGCTTTATATAAGCAGACTGGGAGTCCCAGTAATATATTTTGGCTTGTTTTCAGCCGGGCTAAGCTTTTTAAGACTTCCAGGGAATGTACTTGCTTACAGAATCAAGAGCAGGATGAATTACAGGGCATTGATATCAGGAGTGGTTTTTGTATTTGCTGCTGGAATGTTATATTTATATGCAGTAAAAGGATACACCAGCCTTGCGGTGATTTTCATAATTTACATTGTATCAGGTATTATGGACCCTATAGCTACCGGATATTTGCATCATCGTATTGATTCTGCAATGAGAGCAACCATTGATTCGTTTCAATCTTTAGGATTAAGGACAATGGCTATCATTGTTGGGCTAGGGTTTGGCTTTTTCTCATCGAGATTTGATATCTTTGGTGGTTATGGGTTTATCTCTTTCCTATGCGGTGTGTTCTTAATATATTTCTTGATTTCGTCGAAAGGTGTTGTAGAATAG
- a CDS encoding MerR family transcriptional regulator — translation MEEPLMRIGEIAAFFNVSVKAIRIYEKKGIIKPAKVDPDTGYRYYSADQVQTLDALLELKMLGFSLSEIKNILSGGVNKNDLVAALVRKRLAWQDAIASAENKIDAIDKITERIAKSKEAIKLQELTDEQRAWLLVKMVCVEDLHGQSVLSEALWL, via the coding sequence ATGGAAGAACCATTGATGAGAATAGGCGAGATTGCGGCGTTTTTTAATGTGTCTGTGAAAGCGATACGCATATATGAGAAAAAAGGTATCATCAAGCCTGCAAAAGTCGATCCTGACACAGGGTATCGCTATTATTCCGCCGATCAGGTGCAAACACTGGATGCCCTGCTTGAGCTTAAAATGCTTGGATTTTCTTTGTCTGAGATAAAAAATATCCTATCAGGAGGGGTAAATAAGAACGACCTCGTGGCGGCGCTTGTACGAAAGCGTTTAGCGTGGCAGGACGCTATAGCCTCTGCTGAGAACAAGATAGATGCCATTGATAAAATAACCGAACGCATCGCCAAATCGAAGGAAGCAATTAAACTGCAAGAGCTTACTGACGAGCAGCGGGCGTGGCTCCTCGTTAAGATGGTATGTGTTGAGGATTTGCATGGCCAGAGCGTATTGAGCGAGGCGTTATGGCTGTGA